A single region of the Kryptolebias marmoratus isolate JLee-2015 linkage group LG10, ASM164957v2, whole genome shotgun sequence genome encodes:
- the plekhd1 gene encoding pleckstrin homology domain-containing family D member 1, protein MFSSSSRNSLLSPWSSMEQSDSEVLDISTKVQLHGVLWKRPFGRPSAKWSRRFFIIKDSFLLYYAESEKKSFETNRYFNIHPKGVIPLGGCVVSTNEEMGMPFAIVVNLEDFTGTIVLAAESEEEQVQWIEMLQESGKVTWKNAQLGEAMIESLEAQGLQLAKEKQEYLDKLMEETEELSHQRAQREELERLNQVLEEEKMKYEEVVLELKAEQEQIKLDLDGTAQSLKSVEREKEELNSLTVTLQESIEELSQEKKRRLLLLGVKGQENNKVGSVEEDREELNEDVQHIEEQMKILLKEKEHAVEKLQENEQRAKVLQQEREFYSAQAQTLQQSLSQLTVDKQQTEAELKMEIEARMELEQKLKQAEEALQDLEKGLNSLERTKEGDEKMKGDVSQLKKFFEECICAAEIEAKLPAIMKNAVYLHKAAARRIKSCRVQRRASRRHWLKPSRSFAEDGSVEELRATARRLTSDSSFRESVYKIITRNDGPNKPLD, encoded by the exons ATGTTCTCCTCTTCATCCAGAAACTCTCTGCTGTCGCCGTGGTCGTCCATGGAGCAGTCGGACTCTGAAGTTCTGGACATCAGCACCAAAGTGCAGCTGCACGGCGTGCTGTGGAAGAGACCTTTTGGACGACCATCAGCCAAGTGGTCCCGCAG ATTCTTCATCATCAAAGACAGCTTCCTGCTCTACTATGCAGAGAGCGAGAAGAAAAGCTTTGAGACCAACAGATACTTCAATATCCACCCCAAG GGAGTCATACCTCTCGGAGGATGTGTAGTGTCGACAAACGAGGAGATGGGGATGCCCTTTGCCATCGTGGTGAACCTGGAAGATTTCACT GGAACAATAGTCCTGGCTGCTGAGTCAGAGGAGGAGCAGGTCCAGTGGATCGAGATGCTGCAAGAGTCAGGAAAAGT CACGTGGAAAAACGCACAGCTTGGGGAGGCCATGATCGAGAGCCTGGAGGCTCAGGGACTGCAGCTGGCCAAGGAGAAGCAAGAATACCTGG ATAAACTGATGGAAGAGACCGAGGAGCTGAGCCATCAAAGGGCACAGCGAGAG GAGCTGGAGCGTCTCAACCAGgttctggaggaggagaaaatgaaGTATGAAGAGGTGGTCCTGGAGCTGAAGGCAGAGCAGGAGCAAATCAAACT AGATCTGGATGGCACCGCTCAGTCCCTGAAAAGTGTCGAGCGTGAAAAAGAGGAGCTGAACAGTTTAACTGTTACTCTGCAGGAGTCCATAGAg gaGCTTTCCCAAGAGAAAAAACGAAGGCTACTGCTgctgggggtcaaaggtcaggagaACAACAAGGTAGGGTCAGTAGAGGAAGACAGAGAGGAGCTGAACGAGGATGTGCAACACATTGAGGAGCAGATGAAGATCCTgctgaaggaaaaggaacatGCTGTGGAGAA GCTCCAGGAGAACGAGCAGCGGGCTAAAGTCCTGCAGCAGGAGAGGGAGTTCTACTCCGCTCAGGCCCAGACGCTGCAGCAGTCCCTGTCTCAGCTCACCGTGGACAAGCAGCAAACAGAGGCTGAGCTTAAG ATGGAGATAGAGGCTCGAATGGAGCTGGAGCAGAAGCTGAAGCAGGCTGAGGAGGCTCTGCAGGACCTGGAGAAAGGTCTGAACTCGCTGGAACGAACCAAAGAGGGAGATGAGAAGATGAAAGGGGATGTGTCACAGCTGAAGA AGTTTTTTGAGGAGTGTATCTGCGCAGCGGAGATCGAGGCAAAGCTCCCAGCAATAATGAAGAACGCGGTGTATCTTCACAAAGCTGCTGCACGCAGAATTAAGAGTTGTCGAGTCCAAAGAAGAGCCTCCAGACGGCACTGGC TGAAACCCTCGAGGTCGTTTGCTGAGGATGGCAGCGTGGAGGAGCTACGGGCGACGGCTCGCCGGCTGACCTCTGACAGCAGCTTCAGAGAGAGTGTGTACAAGATCATCACTCGCAACGATGGACCTAACAAACCCCTGGACTGA
- the ccdc177 gene encoding coiled-coil domain-containing protein 177 produces the protein MVDPSEAEEQTKCKGPHLDTPVVATEDPRLSEQTDGTTTEEEGDAGFETPPTGSSEPSPCHTATPGAPEVTAQGPAPQQPQTQADTDLSPKLHLDLYNFDSPAAEGSRYVLTSPRSLEACARCGVKPVELLPRPLADFVREAPGHSMRVATGLFEVYERDRHAKLRQCREERERIVREEKRRILQAAVNSSSSASSSSVEKVTVGFSLPPKSGPAAPSSVPDGGVSSKATASGPASRAGATVQSKDPASTLSTSPKSAPFSKSGSTTSTPVFKGGVQSSAKPSKPPEQVKSTRPLSSGPSPVVRKSSGGKSSNTFPRSTPKPPSFPRANTTLTTSMSKPAVQSPSTPINGISRGPFSQHNGHLGFHLKMRGKSHSLESLQRRMDPICSSTSTTTTTTTCTSSESGASSSYSWDGARDHWAKFSSPRARTLATFNSLMGRSLSLGDLSHSPQTTQKVERIVKEVKRRGLKAVSERDRKIAALMLARYQEEDIMSQTRYVAHLQWDSERRMDELRREQEDREKQRAVLQCQRVWQTQVFIRQQKLSLQEQESAAAKLRQAEEQKGRWKELAEQQERNRLLRLQQAAREEKHKKALQEQNLKALEEERAAMLEQERLLLKEKLTMAELKRQEKEHQAQEERRGLNKAEKRRHAALIQEIARREQEERDEARRAADEKLSRSLENYEQIVERRGQELKEKAKREENQIQRARKAAEKRERQQQQLLESRVKEAEKRAQQAALVAEEKAKEKAKRAVQSRQEKERLQKLNRQRVEEEERLRRLELLQSIERKLEKSEQIFREKKAVLESARSVARASFHVRDKVREETNMRTFDKMALEAQLKASLDEK, from the coding sequence ATGGTTGACCCCTCGGAGGCTGAGGAGCAGACAAAGTGTAAAGGCCCACACCTCGACACACCGGTTGTGGCCACTGAAGACCCTCGACTGTCAGAACAGACCGATGGCACAACAACAGAAGAGGAAGGGGATGCCGGATTCGAGACGCCGCCCACCGGCAGCTCAGAGCCGAGCCCCTGCCACACTGCGACTCCGGGGGCGCCAGAGGTCACGGCGCAGGGGCCAGCACCTCAGCAACCACAGACTCAGGCTGACACAGATCTGTCCCCCAAACTGCACCTGGACCTGTACAACTTCGACTCACCCGCTGCAGAGGGCAGCCGCTACGTGTTGACGAGCCCCCGCTCTCTGGAGGCATGTGCTCGATGTGGGGTCAAACCTGTGGAGCTGCTTCCCCGCCCGCTTGCCGACTTCGTCCGAGAGGCGCCGGGCCACTCCATGCGCGTCGCCACGGGCCTCTTCGAAGTCTACGAGAGGGACAGACACGCCAAGCTGAGGCAGTGCAGGGAAGAAAGAGAGAGGATTGTTagagaggaaaagagaaggATTCTGCAGGCGGCagtcaacagcagcagcagtgcatCTTCATCCTCTGTGGAGAAAGTCACAGTTGGCTTCAGTCTACCTCCTAAATCTGGGCCAGCAGCCCCCAGCTCAGTCCCTGATGGAGGAGTTTCCTCTAAAGCCACAGCATCAGGTCCAGCCTCTAGAGCAGGTGCAACTGTTCAATCAAAAGACCCAGCGTCCACTCTTAGTACCTCCCCAAAATCGGCCCCATTCTCAAAATCAGGTTCCACAACCTCTACACCAGTTTTCAAGGGTGGAGTTCAGAGTTCCGCCAAGCCTTCAAAGCCACCTGAGCAGGTAAAAAGCACGCGGCCGCTCTCATCTGGCCCCTCACCAGTGGTCAGGAAGTCTTCTGGTGGGAAGTCCTCAAACACATTCCCCAGATCAACACCTAAACCTCCTTCCTTCCCCAGAGCCAACACCACATTGACAACATCCATGTCGAAGCCTGCAGTTCAGAGCCCCAGCACACCCATAAACGGAATATCTAGAGGGCCGTTCTCACAGCACAACGGACATCTTGGATTTCATCTCAAGATGCGAGGAAAAAGCCATTCACTCGAATCTTTGCAGCGAAGGATGGATCCCATCTGCTCCTCGACCTCTACAACCACGACGACAACTACATGCACCTCATCGGAGTCAGGTGCCTCCTCCTCTTACAGCTGGGATGGCGCTCGAGATCACTGGGCTAAGTTCTCCAGTCCCCGAGCTCGCACTTTGGCCACCTTCAACTCTCTGATGGGCCGAAGTCTCAGCCTCGGCGACCTGAGCCACTCCCCTCAGACAACGCAGAAGGTGGAGCGCATTGTGAAAGAGGTGAAACGGCGAGGTCTGAAGGCCGTGTCGGAGCGCGATCGTAAGATTGCGGCCTTGATGCTTGCCAGATATCAGGAGGAAGATATCATGAGTCAGACCCGCTACGTGGCTCATCTTCAGTGGGACAGTGAGCGCAGGATGGATGAGCTGCGGCGCGagcaggaggacagagagaaaCAACGCGCTGTGCTGCAGTGTCAGCGAGTCTGGCAGACGCAGGTGTTCATTCGTCAGCAGAAGCTCAGTCTGCAGGAGCAAGAGTCTGCTGCTGCCAAACTGCGGCAGGCTGAGGAGCAAAAGGGGAGATGGAAGGAGCTCGCAGAGCAGCAGGAACGCAACCGTCTTCTGAGGTTACAGCAGGCGGCGCGGGAAGAGAAGCACAAAAAGGCTCTTCAGGAGCAGAACCTGAAGGCCTTGGAAGAGGAGAGGGCTGCCATGCTTGAGCAGGAgaggctgctgctgaaggagaaaCTCACCATGGCTGAGCTGAAGAGGCAGGAAAAGGAGCACCAAGCccaggaggagagaagaggtcTGAACAAAGCTGAGAAAAGACGTCACGCTGCCCTGATTCAAGAAATTGCCCGcagagagcaggaggagaggGACGAGGCCAGGAGGGCAGCAGATGAGAAGCTGAGCCGCTCTCTTGAGAATTATGAACAGATAGTTGAACGTCGAGGGcaggagctgaaagaaaaggCCAAGCGTGAGGAGAACCAGATCCAGAGAGCGCGCAAAGCGGCGGAAAAGCGCGAgaggcaacagcagcagctgttggagaGTCGCGTCAAGGAGGCCGAGAAACGAGCCCAGCAGGCAGCTTTGGTGGCCGAGGAGAAGGCCAAGGAGAAAGCCAAGCGGGCCGTCCAGAGCCgacaggagaaggagagacTCCAGAAGCTAAACAGGCAGcgtgtggaggaggaggagaggctgagGCGCCTGGAGCTGCTCCAGTCCATcgagaggaaactggagaagaGTGAGCAGATCTTCAGGGAGAAGAAGGCGGTGTTGGAGAGCGCTCGCTCCGTGGCTCGAGCTTCCTTTCACGTGAGGGACAAAGTGCGGGAGGAGACCAACATGCGCACTTTTGACAAGATGGCCCTGGAAGCTCAGCTCAAAGCCAGTCTTGATGAGAAATAA